The Microbacter sp. GSS18 genome has a segment encoding these proteins:
- the cobA gene encoding uroporphyrinogen-III C-methyltransferase encodes MNLDLDLTDVRVLVVGDIDGVRPVQRRYAAAGARTSFRDPDGALSLLGSQHAPDVVVWVGERDAAHRALAARARSRGILVVVEPRPLPGGRVTLIGGGPGRADLITVAGRDALRQADVVLYDRLGPGDDLDLLAPGAQLVDVGKTPGHHAVPQHEINRMLVTHARAGRRVVRLKGGDPFVFGRGGEEVMACRDASVPVTVVPGISSAIAVPAVAGIPVTHREVSRTFTVISGHVPFGEDELAHLVGLGGTIVVLMGVANLPAMAAGLLRHGMSPAMPLGIVESGFRDAQRTTVADLGAVTEVLTRVRPRSPAVIVIGEVVRALGPETWKDVASSYMEADSAASPRS; translated from the coding sequence ATGAACCTCGACCTCGACCTGACCGATGTGCGCGTGCTCGTCGTCGGCGACATCGACGGTGTGCGCCCCGTGCAGCGGCGGTACGCCGCGGCCGGCGCGCGCACGAGCTTCCGCGACCCCGACGGAGCGCTCTCGCTGCTGGGCTCGCAGCACGCACCGGACGTCGTGGTGTGGGTGGGAGAGCGCGACGCCGCGCACCGTGCTCTGGCCGCCCGGGCGCGCTCGCGCGGCATCCTCGTCGTCGTCGAGCCGCGCCCGCTTCCCGGCGGCCGCGTGACGCTGATCGGCGGCGGCCCGGGACGCGCCGATCTGATCACGGTCGCCGGGCGCGATGCCCTTCGCCAGGCCGACGTCGTGCTCTACGACCGGCTCGGTCCCGGCGACGACCTCGACCTCCTCGCTCCCGGCGCGCAGCTCGTCGACGTCGGAAAGACGCCCGGCCACCACGCCGTGCCGCAGCACGAGATCAACCGGATGCTGGTGACCCACGCCCGCGCCGGCCGCCGCGTCGTGCGGCTCAAGGGCGGCGACCCGTTCGTCTTCGGCCGCGGCGGCGAAGAGGTCATGGCCTGCCGTGACGCGTCCGTGCCGGTCACGGTCGTCCCGGGCATCTCGAGCGCCATCGCCGTGCCCGCCGTCGCCGGCATCCCGGTGACCCATCGCGAGGTCAGCCGCACGTTCACCGTGATCTCGGGGCACGTGCCCTTCGGCGAGGACGAGCTGGCGCACCTGGTCGGCCTCGGCGGCACGATCGTGGTGCTCATGGGCGTTGCGAACCTTCCTGCGATGGCGGCAGGGCTCCTGCGCCACGGCATGTCGCCGGCCATGCCCCTCGGCATCGTCGAGAGCGGGTTCCGCGACGCCCAGCGCACGACGGTCGCCGACCTCGGCGCGGTGACGGAGGTCCTCACGCGGGTGCGCCCGCGGTCGCCTGCCGTGATCGTGATCGGCGAGGTCGTGCGTGCGCTGGGGCCGGAGACGTGGAAGGATGTCGCTTCCAGCTACATGGAAGCAGACTCGGCAGCGTCGCCACGGTCGTGA
- the nirB gene encoding nitrite reductase large subunit NirB, producing the protein MDTTDRPARRVVVVGGGPAAHRFTESLASRLDPHAPELEIVVLADEPHLPYDRVALSQRIDAPVALTLGDGSLWRAAGVTLRTGTRADSIDPAARTVRTSAGELIAYDELVLATGSSASVPPIENADAGRVYRTIEDVDGLVAEIGAFAERHSRPANVVVVGGGLLGLEAAGGAVALGARAALVHSGGWLMSSQLDEGAGQALGRIISGKGTELHLGTRPSGIITGPSGRVTGVTLRDGSSIHADIVVFSIGITPRDELARAAGLALGARGGVLVGTACETSAPGVWAIGEVADTGAGCVGLVAPANAMAEVAADRIWGGAAEFPGIDDATKLKLAGVDVASFGDAKGVSDGALEVVFADPARGLYQKIVLSDDGKTLLGGIFVGDASPYAGLRPLLGRELGAEPAAFLSAAGAEAPASAELPDDAQVCSCNGVSAGSIRGWVNGRHGDACTDLAELKSCSRAGTQCGSCVPLVKKILETELVKSGHEVSRALCEHFALSRAELFESVRVLGLHSAEEIMARFGTGLGCDVCKPVIASILATQTNAYILDGATAPMQDTNDRALANMQKDGTYSVVPRIPGGEITPDRLAVIADVAKRYDLYTKITGGQRIDLFGARLEQLPDIWRELVDAGMESGQAYGKSVRTVKSCVGSTWCRYGVQDSVGMAIFLEERYRGLRSPHKLKFAVSGCARECAEARGKDVGVIATENGWNLYVGGNGGYQPAHAVLLAGDLDDETLIRFIDRYVMYYIRTADRLQRTARWQEELPGGLDHVREVVCEDSLGIAAELEQAVERHVGSYEDEWAATLRDPERLRRFRSFVNAPDVADPSLARVRERDQPRPATPAERAAATVISGPTIPVRGGER; encoded by the coding sequence ATGGACACCACCGACCGCCCGGCCCGCCGGGTCGTCGTCGTGGGCGGAGGGCCCGCCGCCCACCGATTCACGGAGTCGCTCGCGTCGCGGCTGGACCCGCACGCTCCGGAGCTCGAGATCGTCGTGCTCGCCGACGAGCCTCACCTTCCCTACGACCGCGTCGCGCTGTCCCAGCGCATCGACGCGCCCGTCGCGCTGACGCTCGGCGACGGATCGCTGTGGAGAGCCGCCGGCGTGACGCTGCGCACCGGAACGCGCGCCGACTCCATCGACCCCGCCGCACGCACGGTCCGCACGTCGGCCGGCGAGCTGATCGCGTACGACGAACTGGTCCTCGCGACCGGGTCGAGCGCGAGCGTCCCGCCGATCGAGAACGCCGACGCCGGGCGCGTCTACCGCACGATCGAGGACGTCGACGGGCTCGTGGCCGAGATCGGCGCGTTCGCCGAGCGTCACAGCCGGCCCGCGAACGTCGTGGTCGTCGGCGGCGGCCTGCTCGGCCTCGAAGCCGCCGGCGGCGCCGTCGCGCTGGGTGCGCGCGCCGCGCTGGTGCACTCGGGCGGCTGGCTGATGTCCAGTCAGCTCGACGAGGGCGCCGGCCAGGCGCTCGGCCGGATCATCTCGGGCAAGGGCACCGAGCTGCACCTCGGCACGCGGCCCTCGGGCATCATCACGGGGCCCAGCGGCCGTGTGACGGGCGTGACCCTGCGCGACGGGTCGTCGATCCACGCCGACATCGTCGTGTTCTCGATCGGCATCACGCCGCGCGACGAGCTCGCGCGGGCCGCCGGCCTCGCACTGGGCGCCCGCGGCGGCGTCCTGGTCGGCACCGCGTGCGAGACGTCAGCGCCGGGTGTGTGGGCCATCGGCGAAGTCGCCGACACGGGCGCGGGGTGCGTGGGCCTCGTGGCGCCCGCGAACGCGATGGCCGAGGTCGCCGCCGACCGCATCTGGGGCGGCGCAGCCGAGTTCCCCGGCATCGACGATGCGACCAAGCTCAAGCTCGCCGGCGTCGACGTCGCGAGCTTCGGCGACGCCAAGGGCGTCTCGGACGGCGCGCTCGAGGTCGTGTTCGCCGACCCGGCCCGCGGCCTCTATCAGAAGATCGTCCTCAGCGACGACGGCAAGACGCTGCTCGGCGGCATCTTCGTCGGCGACGCATCGCCCTACGCCGGCCTGCGCCCGCTCCTCGGCCGCGAGCTGGGCGCCGAGCCGGCCGCCTTCCTCTCGGCGGCCGGTGCCGAAGCGCCGGCGTCCGCCGAGCTTCCCGACGACGCCCAGGTGTGCTCGTGCAACGGCGTCTCCGCCGGATCCATCCGCGGATGGGTGAACGGCCGGCACGGCGATGCCTGCACCGATCTGGCCGAGCTGAAGTCCTGCTCGCGCGCCGGCACCCAATGCGGGTCGTGCGTGCCGCTGGTCAAGAAGATCCTCGAGACCGAGCTGGTCAAGTCCGGTCACGAGGTCTCGCGGGCCCTGTGCGAGCACTTCGCGCTGAGCCGCGCCGAGCTGTTCGAGTCGGTGCGCGTGCTGGGCCTCCACAGCGCCGAGGAGATCATGGCGCGGTTCGGCACGGGCCTCGGCTGCGACGTCTGCAAGCCCGTCATCGCGTCGATCCTGGCGACCCAGACGAATGCGTACATCCTCGACGGCGCCACCGCGCCGATGCAGGACACCAACGACCGCGCTCTGGCGAACATGCAGAAGGACGGCACGTACTCGGTCGTGCCCCGCATCCCCGGCGGAGAGATCACACCCGACAGGCTCGCCGTCATCGCCGATGTCGCCAAGCGCTACGACCTCTACACGAAGATCACCGGGGGTCAGCGCATCGATCTCTTCGGTGCGCGCCTCGAGCAGCTGCCCGACATCTGGCGCGAGCTCGTGGACGCCGGCATGGAGTCCGGCCAGGCCTACGGCAAGTCGGTGCGCACCGTGAAGTCGTGCGTCGGCTCCACGTGGTGCCGCTACGGCGTGCAGGACTCGGTCGGCATGGCGATCTTCCTCGAGGAGCGGTACCGCGGACTGCGCTCGCCGCACAAGCTGAAGTTCGCGGTGTCGGGCTGCGCACGCGAGTGCGCGGAGGCGCGTGGCAAGGACGTCGGCGTCATCGCGACCGAGAACGGCTGGAACCTGTATGTCGGCGGCAACGGCGGCTATCAGCCGGCCCACGCGGTGCTGCTGGCGGGCGACCTCGACGACGAGACCCTCATCCGGTTCATCGACCGCTACGTCATGTACTACATCCGGACCGCCGACCGGCTGCAGCGCACCGCGCGCTGGCAGGAGGAGCTGCCGGGCGGTCTCGACCACGTGCGCGAGGTCGTGTGCGAGGACTCCCTCGGCATCGCGGCAGAACTCGAGCAGGCCGTCGAGCGCCACGTCGGGTCGTATGAGGACGAGTGGGCCGCGACGCTCCGCGATCCCGAGCGACTGCGCCGCTTCCGCTCGTTCGTCAACGCCCCCGATGTCGCCGATCCCTCGTTGGCGCGCGTGCGCGAACGAGACCAGCCCCGCCCGGCGACGCCTGCGGAGCGCGCGGCGGCGACGGTGATCTCAGGCCCCACCATCCCCGTGAGAGGCGGAGAGCGATGA
- the nirD gene encoding nitrite reductase small subunit NirD, whose amino-acid sequence MTMSMDRVTGPAGSAEAEPTGWTPVCRVSDLEPLWGEAALVGAEQIALFRLADDRLFAVSNIDPATRAAVMSRGIVGSKGDRPTIASPLLKDVYELETGHCLTKADLDLPIWRIRVDDDVVLVAPPL is encoded by the coding sequence ATGACCATGAGCATGGACCGCGTGACCGGCCCCGCCGGCTCGGCCGAGGCCGAGCCGACCGGCTGGACGCCGGTGTGCCGCGTGAGCGATCTCGAGCCGCTGTGGGGAGAGGCCGCGCTGGTCGGCGCAGAGCAGATCGCTCTGTTCCGTCTCGCCGACGACCGGCTCTTCGCGGTGTCGAACATCGACCCCGCGACGCGGGCAGCCGTGATGTCCCGCGGAATCGTTGGCTCGAAGGGCGATCGGCCGACGATCGCCTCACCGCTGCTGAAGGACGTCTACGAGCTCGAGACCGGCCACTGCCTCACCAAGGCCGACCTCGACCTCCCGATCTGGCGCATCCGCGTGGACGACGACGTCGTCCTCGTCGCGCCGCCGCTGTGA
- a CDS encoding MFS transporter, with protein sequence MNAPAPGVLAPTDQATVPVADDAVSAPPASDGRYGLTFRPGRWIDGWNPEDRTQWEGAGRAIAARNLRWSIFAEFLGFVVWQLWSIVVVSLPAAGFAFETGQIFWLISIPALVGATLRIPYTFMVPRFGGRNWTIASAALLLIPATLLGFAVSNPDTPFGVMLAIAALAGFGGGNFASSMANITFFYPQREKGWALGLNAAGGNLGASVAQFAVPIVITIGAGVALNLPLAGWIWIPLILVAIAGAYLRMDNLSNAKADITASLAALKEPHLWIMSVLYIGTFGSFIGFAGVFPKLIADQFPEFSTFAVGSASVSLAFMGALVGSLARPYGGRLADRFGGTQITIASFAVMALGALAVIWTLPLGSFWLFLGLFLVLFTASGVGNGSTYRMIPTIFALRAGAKNAHESAGDISSLRKSAAALGIISSVGAYGGFIIPQLLGASKVNFGEYTTGLGWFVWAYAGMMILTAAVYLTLAKKSGHRI encoded by the coding sequence ATGAACGCACCTGCCCCCGGGGTCCTCGCCCCGACCGACCAGGCGACCGTTCCCGTCGCCGATGACGCCGTCTCCGCGCCGCCCGCATCCGACGGCCGCTACGGACTCACCTTCCGCCCCGGCCGCTGGATCGACGGCTGGAACCCCGAGGACCGTACGCAGTGGGAAGGCGCCGGGCGCGCGATCGCGGCCCGGAACCTCCGCTGGTCGATCTTCGCCGAGTTCCTCGGCTTCGTCGTCTGGCAGCTGTGGTCGATCGTCGTCGTGTCGCTGCCGGCGGCCGGCTTCGCGTTCGAGACCGGTCAGATCTTCTGGCTGATCTCGATCCCGGCCCTCGTCGGCGCGACGCTGCGCATCCCGTACACCTTCATGGTGCCGCGCTTCGGCGGCCGCAACTGGACGATCGCGTCGGCGGCCCTGCTGCTGATCCCGGCGACCCTTCTCGGCTTCGCCGTGTCGAACCCCGACACGCCCTTCGGCGTCATGCTCGCCATCGCCGCCCTCGCGGGCTTCGGCGGCGGCAACTTCGCCAGCTCCATGGCGAACATCACGTTCTTCTACCCGCAGCGCGAGAAGGGCTGGGCGCTGGGCCTGAACGCCGCCGGCGGCAACCTGGGCGCCTCGGTCGCCCAGTTCGCGGTTCCGATCGTCATCACCATCGGTGCGGGGGTCGCCCTGAACCTGCCGCTGGCCGGCTGGATCTGGATCCCGCTCATCCTCGTCGCGATCGCGGGCGCCTACCTGCGCATGGACAACCTGTCCAACGCGAAGGCCGACATCACCGCCTCGCTGGCGGCCCTCAAGGAGCCGCACCTGTGGATCATGTCGGTGCTCTACATCGGCACCTTCGGCTCCTTCATCGGCTTCGCGGGCGTGTTCCCGAAGCTCATCGCCGACCAGTTCCCCGAGTTCTCGACGTTCGCGGTCGGCTCCGCGAGTGTCTCGCTGGCCTTCATGGGCGCCCTCGTCGGATCGCTCGCCCGTCCGTACGGCGGCAGGCTTGCCGACCGCTTCGGCGGCACCCAGATCACCATCGCGTCCTTCGCGGTCATGGCCCTGGGAGCGCTCGCGGTGATCTGGACGCTTCCGCTCGGAAGCTTCTGGCTCTTCCTCGGGCTCTTCCTGGTGCTCTTCACGGCGTCGGGCGTCGGCAACGGGTCGACGTACCGCATGATCCCGACGATCTTCGCGCTGCGCGCGGGAGCGAAGAACGCCCACGAGTCGGCCGGTGACATCAGCTCGCTGCGGAAGTCCGCGGCGGCGCTCGGCATCATCTCCTCGGTCGGCGCGTACGGCGGGTTCATCATCCCGCAGCTGCTGGGCGCATCGAAGGTCAACTTCGGCGAGTACACCACCGGCCTCGGCTGGTTCGTGTGGGCCTACGCGGGGATGATGATCCTCACCGCGGCGGTCTACCTCACGCTCGCGAAGAAGTCGGGCCACCGCATCTGA
- a CDS encoding molybdopterin oxidoreductase family protein codes for MGTAASHCPYCALQCAMTLTPAASGLAGRETATVSGRDFPTNRGGLCKKGWTSAELLDAPDRITTPLVRGADGALVPAAWDDVLDLVADRLRSTRETWGADAVGVFGGGGLTNEKAYQLGKFARIALGTSRIDYNGRFCMSSAAAAANRAFGIDRGLPFPVTDLDGADTILMLGSNVAATMPPFIGHLRGARERGGLIVVDPRRSETAKLTAEGAGIHIQPAAATDMAVLLGLTHIVFDEGLADHDYLARRTSDPDALRRSVNAWWPERVQSVTGVPVEVLRTVARRLAAGGDVYILTGRGVEQHVDGTDTATAAINLALALGLPGRPGSGYGTLTGQGNGQGGREHGQKSDQLPGYRKIDDPAARAHVAAVWGVDPSIIPGPGVPAVALLGMLGRPGGVRCLLVHGSNVVVSAPDAAAVRRGLDALDLLVVCDFFLSETAARADVVLPVLQWAEEEGTMTSLEGRVIRRRKAVEPPPAARSELWIMRELAARLDAPGMWSTDPSEVFDELARASEGGVADYSGLSHELLDTGIEAHWPFPAGSAGTPRLFAERFGTPDGRARIVPVRFRPRATGPQRGGELTLVTGRLLEHYQSGAQTRRVAELRNARPEVTAQLHPVTATRLGITDGDRVAIANTRGSVHARAELTTGIRHDTVFLPFHYPGDGTANLLTEAAVDPVSAMPEFKHTLVTVSPAARRPVSEEVPA; via the coding sequence ATGGGAACCGCCGCCAGTCATTGCCCCTATTGCGCACTGCAGTGCGCCATGACGCTCACTCCCGCCGCCTCGGGCCTCGCCGGACGTGAGACGGCCACGGTCTCCGGACGCGACTTCCCGACCAACCGCGGCGGCCTGTGCAAGAAGGGCTGGACCTCGGCCGAACTGCTGGACGCCCCCGACCGGATCACCACGCCGCTCGTGCGAGGCGCCGACGGCGCCCTGGTGCCGGCCGCGTGGGACGACGTCCTCGACCTCGTCGCCGACCGGCTGCGCAGCACGCGCGAGACGTGGGGGGCGGACGCGGTCGGCGTCTTCGGCGGCGGCGGGCTGACCAATGAGAAGGCGTACCAGCTCGGCAAGTTCGCCCGCATCGCCCTCGGCACCTCGCGCATCGACTACAACGGCCGGTTCTGCATGTCTTCGGCGGCGGCGGCGGCGAACCGCGCCTTCGGCATCGATCGGGGCCTCCCCTTCCCCGTGACGGATCTCGACGGCGCCGACACGATCCTCATGCTCGGCTCGAACGTCGCCGCCACCATGCCGCCGTTCATCGGACACCTGAGGGGCGCCCGCGAGCGCGGCGGGCTGATCGTCGTCGACCCACGCCGCTCCGAGACCGCGAAGCTCACGGCCGAGGGCGCCGGCATCCACATCCAGCCCGCGGCTGCGACCGACATGGCGGTGCTCCTGGGCCTCACGCACATCGTCTTCGACGAGGGTCTGGCCGATCACGACTACCTCGCGCGGCGCACGAGCGACCCCGATGCGCTCCGCCGTTCCGTCAACGCGTGGTGGCCCGAGCGGGTGCAGTCCGTCACGGGCGTCCCCGTCGAGGTCCTGCGCACGGTGGCCCGCCGGCTCGCCGCGGGCGGCGACGTCTACATCCTCACCGGCCGCGGGGTCGAGCAGCACGTCGACGGCACCGACACCGCAACGGCCGCCATCAACCTGGCCCTCGCTCTGGGCCTGCCCGGCCGCCCCGGATCCGGCTATGGCACCCTCACCGGCCAGGGCAACGGGCAGGGCGGGCGCGAGCACGGCCAGAAGTCCGATCAGCTGCCCGGCTACCGCAAGATCGACGACCCCGCCGCCCGCGCGCACGTCGCCGCCGTGTGGGGCGTCGACCCGTCGATCATCCCCGGACCCGGCGTGCCCGCCGTCGCGCTCCTCGGCATGCTCGGCCGCCCCGGCGGCGTGCGCTGCCTGCTCGTGCACGGCTCGAACGTCGTGGTGTCGGCCCCGGATGCCGCGGCCGTGCGCCGCGGGCTGGACGCCCTCGATCTGCTCGTGGTGTGCGACTTCTTCCTGTCCGAGACGGCGGCTCGCGCCGACGTCGTGCTGCCCGTGCTGCAGTGGGCGGAGGAAGAGGGGACCATGACGTCTCTCGAGGGCCGTGTCATCCGGCGGCGCAAGGCGGTGGAGCCACCGCCCGCGGCCCGCAGCGAGCTCTGGATCATGCGGGAGCTGGCCGCGCGGCTGGACGCCCCCGGCATGTGGTCGACCGATCCGTCCGAGGTGTTCGACGAACTCGCGCGCGCATCCGAGGGCGGTGTGGCCGACTACTCAGGATTGAGCCACGAGCTTCTGGACACCGGCATCGAGGCGCACTGGCCGTTCCCGGCGGGCTCCGCGGGCACGCCGCGACTCTTCGCGGAGCGCTTCGGCACGCCCGACGGACGCGCCCGCATCGTCCCGGTGCGGTTCCGCCCGCGCGCGACGGGTCCCCAGCGCGGCGGCGAGCTGACGCTGGTCACCGGCCGCCTGCTCGAGCACTACCAATCCGGCGCGCAGACGCGTCGTGTCGCCGAGCTGAGGAACGCGCGCCCCGAGGTGACCGCCCAGCTGCATCCGGTGACCGCCACGCGTCTCGGCATCACCGACGGCGACCGCGTCGCGATCGCGAACACGCGCGGCTCGGTTCACGCGCGGGCCGAGCTCACGACCGGCATCCGCCATGACACCGTCTTCCTGCCGTTCCACTATCCCGGCGACGGGACGGCGAACCTGCTCACCGAGGCCGCGGTCGATCCCGTTTCGGCCATGCCCGAGTTCAAGCACACGCTGGTGACGGTCTCGCCCGCCGCGCGCCGCCCGGTCTCCGAGGAGGTCCCCGCATGA
- a CDS encoding FAD-dependent oxidoreductase — protein sequence MIPRIVLIGYGPVGARFVEGMIDPVRAGVAALTVLGAERHDAYNRVLVGEYAVGRATRERLEIAETAAAVDAGAAIRLAETAVAIDRDRRVVRTDAGAEVSYDRLVLATGARANLPTLAGLERCVRDRRTSPSSAAELDAGSAPLPPGVATLRSIEDAERVLPVVRGRGRIIVLGAGVLGMEVALAAAEQGAEVTVVHHGEAPMDRNLDRGAGRSLAQACRRIGVRLLPHSRAESVILSTDTAEPRFDALVTADGKVLPADLLLISVGASARTELAVAAGIEVSAGIVVDESLASWSDPAVFAIGDCAQIAERAAKTIGQRVPGAPAGLIAPGWRQADWLSDRLAIEAAGGVPRTPPPAARPAVVMLKAEGIDVVAGGDVAAEPWDADPEEQPARHVAMWVDGAAGSYVKMVTRGGVLEGFASVGMPRTGAELTLHFERGSELPADPSLLLRLDAADATSTASDPLSPESTVCWCNGVTVQGVTDAAAGGCRGVDDVGRKTRAGTGCGGCRGRIAELIAGHAAAQAPAATP from the coding sequence ATGATCCCCCGCATCGTCCTGATCGGATACGGTCCCGTCGGCGCACGCTTCGTCGAGGGCATGATCGACCCGGTGCGCGCCGGCGTCGCCGCGCTGACCGTCCTGGGCGCCGAGCGCCACGACGCCTACAATCGGGTGCTCGTCGGCGAGTACGCCGTCGGCCGTGCCACCCGCGAGCGGCTCGAGATCGCCGAGACCGCCGCCGCGGTCGACGCGGGCGCGGCGATCCGCCTCGCCGAGACCGCGGTCGCGATCGACCGCGACCGCCGCGTGGTGCGCACCGATGCGGGCGCCGAGGTGTCCTACGACCGTCTCGTGCTGGCGACCGGGGCGCGCGCGAACCTACCGACGCTCGCCGGACTGGAAAGGTGCGTGCGCGACCGCAGGACGTCTCCGAGCTCCGCCGCGGAGCTGGATGCGGGCTCGGCACCGCTTCCGCCCGGGGTCGCGACCTTGCGATCGATCGAGGACGCCGAGCGGGTTCTGCCGGTGGTCCGCGGGCGCGGACGCATCATCGTCCTCGGCGCGGGCGTGCTGGGGATGGAGGTCGCCCTCGCCGCCGCCGAGCAGGGCGCCGAGGTGACGGTGGTCCACCACGGCGAAGCGCCCATGGACCGCAATCTCGACCGCGGTGCGGGTCGTTCGCTGGCGCAGGCCTGCCGCCGCATCGGTGTGCGGCTGCTCCCCCACTCCCGCGCCGAATCGGTGATCCTCAGCACCGACACCGCCGAGCCCCGCTTCGATGCGCTGGTGACTGCGGACGGCAAGGTGCTTCCCGCCGATCTCCTGCTCATCTCGGTCGGAGCGAGCGCCCGCACCGAGCTGGCCGTCGCCGCGGGCATCGAGGTCTCGGCCGGAATCGTCGTGGACGAGTCGCTCGCGTCGTGGAGCGATCCCGCGGTCTTCGCCATCGGCGACTGCGCTCAGATCGCCGAGCGTGCCGCGAAGACGATCGGGCAGCGCGTGCCCGGGGCGCCGGCGGGCTTGATCGCGCCCGGGTGGCGCCAGGCGGACTGGCTGTCCGATCGGCTCGCGATCGAGGCCGCCGGCGGGGTCCCGCGAACGCCCCCGCCGGCGGCTCGTCCGGCGGTGGTCATGCTGAAGGCCGAGGGCATCGACGTCGTCGCCGGCGGCGATGTGGCCGCCGAGCCGTGGGACGCCGATCCCGAGGAGCAGCCGGCGCGCCACGTGGCGATGTGGGTCGACGGCGCCGCGGGGTCCTACGTCAAGATGGTGACCCGCGGCGGCGTGCTCGAGGGATTCGCGTCGGTCGGGATGCCGCGCACCGGCGCCGAGCTGACGCTGCACTTCGAGCGCGGCAGCGAGCTACCCGCGGATCCGTCGCTCCTGCTGCGATTGGACGCTGCGGATGCCACCTCGACCGCCTCCGACCCGCTTTCGCCCGAGTCCACGGTGTGCTGGTGCAACGGCGTCACCGTGCAGGGCGTCACCGATGCCGCGGCCGGCGGATGTCGGGGCGTCGACGACGTCGGTCGCAAGACGCGCGCGGGTACGGGGTGCGGCGGGTGCCGCGGTCGGATCGCCGAGCTGATCGCCGGGCACGCTGCGGCGCAGGCCCCCGCTGCGACGCCCTGA
- a CDS encoding HAD-IIA family hydrolase: MGLFSRRAPEPSPLDGIDVVLADLDGVVYAGAGAIPHAVESLTAARAADRRLGYITNNASRTDASVAAHLSGLGLDTAPDEVVTSPQAAMRLLADGVPAGSTILVVGGEGLVVEVEKAGFRVTRSADDAPAAVVQGFAPDVGWSQLAEAAFALATPEDEGGIPWIATNTDWTIPQARGIAPGNGTLVSAVHTAVGRLATVAGKPEVPIFEEAVARFGAAAPLFLGDRLDTDILGANRAGIPSALILTGVDRPKHVLAAPAGSQPTYILSDLREMHEPYPETVVKDGVVSVRAASVRIDGPDIVIVSEGERQIDLLRAAAAAIWQTGRAIFGFRVPEKLYADPFHRP; encoded by the coding sequence ATGGGGCTGTTCTCCCGCCGCGCGCCCGAGCCGTCGCCCCTCGACGGCATCGACGTCGTGCTGGCCGACCTCGACGGCGTCGTCTACGCCGGTGCAGGCGCCATTCCGCACGCGGTCGAGAGTCTCACCGCCGCGCGAGCGGCCGATCGCCGCCTGGGCTACATCACCAACAACGCATCGCGCACGGACGCCTCGGTGGCGGCGCATCTGTCGGGCCTCGGGCTCGACACCGCGCCGGACGAGGTGGTCACGAGCCCGCAGGCCGCGATGCGTCTGCTGGCGGATGGCGTCCCCGCCGGTTCGACCATCCTCGTCGTGGGCGGCGAAGGCCTCGTCGTCGAGGTGGAGAAGGCCGGCTTCCGCGTGACGCGCAGTGCCGACGACGCCCCGGCAGCCGTCGTCCAGGGCTTCGCGCCCGACGTCGGCTGGTCGCAGCTCGCCGAAGCCGCGTTCGCGCTGGCGACTCCCGAGGACGAGGGCGGCATCCCCTGGATCGCCACGAACACCGACTGGACGATTCCCCAGGCCCGCGGCATCGCGCCGGGCAACGGCACGCTCGTCTCAGCCGTGCACACCGCCGTCGGGCGCCTCGCGACGGTGGCGGGGAAGCCCGAAGTGCCCATCTTCGAAGAGGCCGTCGCCCGCTTCGGAGCGGCCGCGCCGCTCTTCCTCGGCGACCGCCTCGACACCGACATCCTCGGTGCGAACCGCGCGGGCATTCCGTCGGCCCTGATCCTCACCGGAGTCGATCGACCCAAGCACGTGCTGGCGGCGCCCGCGGGATCGCAGCCGACGTACATCCTGAGCGACCTGCGCGAGATGCACGAGCCGTATCCCGAGACGGTCGTGAAGGATGGCGTCGTGTCGGTGCGGGCAGCATCCGTCCGCATCGACGGTCCCGACATCGTCATCGTGTCCGAGGGGGAGCGGCAGATCGACCTGCTCCGTGCCGCCGCCGCGGCGATCTGGCAGACCGGCCGCGCGATCTTCGGCTTCCGCGTGCCCGAGAAGCTGTACGCCGACCCGTTCCACCGTCCCTGA
- a CDS encoding GPR1/FUN34/YaaH family transporter, whose translation MVSSPSPATSTIPVRLRRNATADPGLIGLLGFVLATVTAQLAHLGVQEESPVFWVGAVFGGVVQVTAGMLSYFARDDFHFVVYNAFGWYWIVVPGFLLSEQLGVDVSDVATGFFVAAFAAVALMFVPAAAVHNSVLPVTLLSVSAGLGLQSVSYLADLPALESVGAIVLLLAATLAAYMLAEKFYWRTMGRRVLPLGPPWIPMGADPES comes from the coding sequence ATGGTCTCTTCACCGTCCCCGGCCACATCCACGATCCCCGTCCGCCTGCGCCGCAACGCCACAGCGGACCCCGGTCTCATCGGACTGCTGGGCTTCGTCCTGGCGACCGTGACCGCACAGCTCGCGCACCTCGGCGTCCAGGAGGAGAGCCCCGTCTTCTGGGTCGGCGCCGTGTTCGGCGGTGTCGTGCAGGTCACCGCCGGCATGCTGTCGTACTTCGCCCGGGACGACTTCCACTTCGTGGTGTACAACGCCTTCGGCTGGTACTGGATCGTGGTGCCCGGCTTCCTGCTCAGCGAACAGCTGGGCGTCGACGTCAGCGACGTGGCGACCGGGTTCTTCGTGGCCGCCTTCGCCGCGGTCGCGCTGATGTTCGTGCCCGCGGCCGCCGTCCACAACTCCGTCCTGCCCGTGACGCTCCTGTCCGTCTCGGCCGGTCTCGGACTGCAGTCGGTGTCGTATCTCGCCGACCTCCCCGCGCTCGAGTCCGTGGGCGCGATCGTGCTGCTGCTCGCAGCGACCCTGGCGGCCTACATGCTCGCCGAGAAGTTCTACTGGCGCACGATGGGCAGGCGCGTCCTGCCGCTGGGGCCGCCCTGGATCCCGATGGGTGCCGACCCCGAGTCCTGA